The genomic window GTGATCTGCCGCGGAATGAACTTTTCGACGTGCTGGTACGGGCCGTAATTGTTCGAGCACGTCGAGATCGTCGCGCGCACCCCGAAGGAACGCGCCCATGCGCGCACCAGGTGATCGGAGCCGGCCTTGGTCGCCGAATACGGGCTCGACGGGTTATAGGCAGTGGTCTCCGTAAAGCGCGCCGGATCATCGAGCGATAGATCCCCGTAGACCTCGTCGGTGGAGATGTGGTGCAGCCTCTTGTCGTGCCGGCGCACTGCCTCCAGCAGGGTGAAGGTGCCCAGGACGTTGGTTTGCAGAAAAGGCGAGGGATCGCGCAGGGAGTTGTCGTTGTGGGACTCGGCGGCGAAATGCACCACGGCGTCGGCCTCGCGCACGAGCTCGTCGACGAGTTCGGCGTCGCAGATATCGCCGACGACCAGCCGGGCGTCGAGGCCGGCGAGGTTGTCGCGGCGCCCGGCGTAGGTCAGCTTGTCCAAGACGGTGACCGTCCAGTCGGGTCGCTGAGCAGATACCAGGCGCACGAAATTGGCGCCGATGAAACCGGCCCCGCCGGTGACCAGCACATGATTCATGGCTGCAACTATACGTCCCGGGACCGCCGTCCCCGGATCTTCGCCCCGGCGGAGCGCTGTTGGGCCATGGTGTCGTTGAACTCGATGTCCGGGCAACCCGCCGCCTGGAATCCGGACCGCCCGGATTCCGGGTCCCGCGCGGCGTGCCCGAAACCACCGCGCCCGTCGCGGGAATCACAATTGTCCCGATGATGTCCCCAACACAGCAGCGCCAGATTATCCAGATCCGTTGCGCCGTCCTGACCCCAGGGCGTGAGGTGGTGCACCTGACAATCGTTCAACGGCCGGTCGCAGCCCGGGTGCGTGCACACCAGCTCTTGGGCGAACAACGCGATGCGCTGATAAAAGTTCGCGGTGCGACTGCCCCTGCCCACATCGATGACCCGCCCCTGCTCGTCATGGACGGCAAAGAAGTCGAATTGCGCGGCGCCCAGGCGCACCAAAGCGAAGGGGTCCAGCAGGTCGCCGGTGTTGGTGGGAAACAGCGAGTGCGGAGTCATGTTCTTGATGTCGTCCACCGTCATGGACACGACCACAGAACCGGAGCCGTAGCGGCCCTTGTCCCCGCCGGCGGCGCACCGCTGGACCAGCAGATCCGCCCGCCGCTGGCGGAGATGGACGCCATCTTTTTCTTCCACGCGGTTGAGCATCGGATCCAACGCCGCCTTGACCACCGCGGCCTGCTCGGCGGGCAGATACCCGTGAAACCGCACCCCGCCGTCGGGGTCCGGCGCAGAGAAGCTCACCGAACGCTTCCGGTACGGGGCGAGGTGGTCTTTCTTCCCGTTCGGCAACCGTGCGGCCGCATTGGCGCGGCGAACCTGCTCACGCACCCAGGCGCGCAGATCCTCCACGCTGCGGGACGCAGCCTCCGCCAGAGCCTGGGCCAAGATTTCCGTGCGCCCGGGTTGGGCATGGGGCGAAATCTTCTCCAGCTCCTGATCGATGACCGCACGCTTTGCGGCGGACGCCTTTTGCTGGCGTGCGTCTCGCTGGGCGGCGGCTTCCCGCTCGGCGCGCCGGGCCTGGGCGGCGCGATCGGCGTCAGGATCGGTGTCGTCTGGCGGGGGCGGGGGAGGTGGCGGAGCATAAAGTGCCCGGGCCTGCCGCAGCCGGGAACGTGCTTCCGTGCGGGATAGGTCGAGCTTGCCCACCAGGTAGTCCTCGGTGCGCGAGGAGCCGACGATGCGTCCGGCCTCGTGCAGTTCGGCGCACCAGCTGAACGCGGCGTCCACGGCGGCTTTGTCCGCGGAGCTGTCTTCCAGGCGTTCCAGATGCGGGCGAATGACAGGAAAGGGCAGGGCGTCGGGATCGGTCATGAGCCCGGCCAATTCCGCCATGGCGGTGTTGACCTGGCTCACGGCGGCGGCGAATTTCTCTTCGATCATGGGCCCGAGATTAAAAGGCCAGCGCAACGGCACACGGACGAACGCACCGCTGCTTGTGGATAACCTGAGTCATCCACAATTTACGCTGTGGCCGGGACTTTCGATCGCCGCAGCGCCGCCACATGCACTAGGCCCCCGGCCGCAGGTCCCACGATCAGCGCCGCGCCGACCCCGATTTCCAGCGGCAGGGGAGTCAGCAGCACCCCGAAGGCGACCAGCGTGGCGGTCACCCAGCCGGCGACGTAGAAGGCGTGGCGCTCCCGGGCGAGTGCCGCTGCCCCGGTGATCATCAGTGAACCAGTCCACGCGGAGGCGAACGTCAGCGCCGCCAGGACCCAGCCGGTGACTTCGAAACCTTCGGGCAGGAAGGTGACCATAAACCAGGGGCCGATGAGCCAGGCCGCGGCGGCCCCGACCAGCCCGACGCCGAGGACCAACGCCAAGGGCGCCCCCAGTGATTTCAGGGCCGAGTCGCTGACAAAACGCACGATCAGCGCCGACTGAAAACGCTGCAGGGGCACCAGGATGGGGGCGCGGGTGAGCATGATCGCGAACATCAGCGCGGACACACTCACTCCCGTGAGCGTCGTCGGGTTCTGGGAGGTGGCCTGCAGCAGGACTGGGAATCCGGTGATCAACGTCGCGGAGGCGCCGGAGGCCAGCATCGCGGAGCCGACCCGGCGGACGTAGACGGCCATGGACACATCCAGCGGCGCCCGCACCGCCCGGCGCGCGGCAGTCGAAGACCCCAGGATGACCAGCCATGTCACCGAGCCGATGACCGTGACCACGTAAAACCCGGTCAGCCCCCAGCCCAACGCCCAGGCCCCGGCAGAAAGCACGAGTCGTATTCCGGAGTCGATGGCCATGAGCCACGCGTATTGCGGCCAGAGCTTCAGCCCCGACAGCAGTCCGGAGAGCACCGCCTGGAAGGCGTAGGACAGCAGCCCGATCGCCATGAGGGCGGTAGCCCCGGAGCCTTCGGAGACCAGCAGGGGCATCCACGCCCAGGCGCTCACCGCGATCAGTAGAAACACGGCGCCGCCGACGATGGCCGCCAGCCGCCAGGGGCGTGCGGACCCGGGCGCCACCGACGTCTCGGTGACAGAACGCTCCCGGGCGGCGGAACTGGCGCGGGTGGTCTCATGCGTCAGGCCGTCGATGAGCCCGGCCAGGGCGAAGAACAACCCCCAGTAGGCCTGGAATTGGTCGTAGCGCGACTCGCCCAAGGCCCACGACGCGACGAAGAGGACGACGAAGCCGGAGAGGGCGGCGAAGACCGTCGCCAGGCTCAGTGCTCTCACTGGGGGCACTCCGGCAGCGCGGGCTGGTGCAGCCAGGCGTCCCACACGGCGTCGACGTCGCCGAGCTCGGCGCGCAGGTCGGCCGGTTCGACGAGGCTGTGGCGCCCGGCGGTGACGTAGCGGCGCACCGCGGCGAAGAAGGCGTCGTCGCCGAGGGAGACCCGTAGCGCGTGCAGGGTGATGGCCCCGCGCTTGTACACGCGGTCGTCGAACATGTCCTTCGGGCCGGGATCGCCGATGACGATGTCCTGCGGCTTCTTCACCAAACCCTCGTAATGCTCGCGCACACTGTCAGCGACGGGGATCCCGTGGGCGTGTTCGGCCCACAGCCACTCGCAGTAGCAGGCGAAACCCTCGTTGAGCCAGATGTCGCTCCAGCGCTTGAGTCCTAAGGAGTTTCCGAACCATTGGTGGGCGACTTCGTGGGCGAGCAGGCGTTCCCATTCGGGGTCGAGGTGGTTGACCCCGAACGTCGATAAGCCGTGGGCCTCGAGCGGGATCTCGAGCTCGTCTTCGGTGATGACGACGCCGTAGGACTTGTAGGGGTAGTCGCCGAAGGTGGTCTCGAAGAGATCGAGCATCTCCTCTTGCCGGGCAAACGCCCGGCGCACCTCCGCTTCCAGCTCCGGCGGGGCCCAGGCGTGGGTGCGCGCGCCGAGCTCAAAGCGCTGGTAGTCGCCCGTCTGCACGGTCATGAGGTAGCTGGCCACCGGCAATTCGGCCTGGTAGTGCCAGGTCGTCGCTGAGCCGCGGGCCACGCGCCCCAGCAATTCGCCGTTGACCACCACGTAATACGGGTCGTCGGCGGTGACGCGCACGTCGTAGGTGGACTTGCGGGAAGGGGTGTCGTCGCAGGGGAACCACGTGGCCGCGCCGTTGGGCTGGGAGGCCACCAGCGAGCCGTCGGTGAGTTCCTCCCAGCCGATCTCGCCCCAGGCGGTCCGTCGCGGGCCAGGGTTGCCGCCGTAGCGGACCTCGAGGGTGAACTCCGTGCCGGCGGGGACGGTCTCGGCGAAGGTGAGGCGCAGCTTGTGGCCCGAGTGCTTGAAACGCGCCACACGTGCCGACGCCTTCACCCTGCGCACGCTGAGCCGGCCCGTCAGATCCAGTGTTATCGCCGACAGGTCGTCCTCGGCGACGACGTGCAACGTCGCGGTGCCCTCCAGCCGGTTCGGCCGGACCCGGTAGGTCAGGTCCAGCCCGTAGTGCCGGACGTGGAATCCCAAGTTGAAGTCGACGCCGGTATACGCGTCGCGGGTCTCGGAGGGCGTGTGGTTCGTCATGATGCGCCTATGTTACTCGGGCGCCGCGCGCTGCTATCCCAGCCGGTCGGTCAGCCAGGAATAGATCAACGACTCCACGCGGGCGACCTGGTCGTTGTCGGCGGCCCCGGCGTGCCCGCCGGCGGTGTTCTCGAAGTAGTCCACCGGTTGACCGGCCGCGCTCAGTGCATGCGCGAAGAGGCGGGCGTGCGCGGGGTGGACGCGGTCGTCGCGGGTGGAGGTGGTCACCAACGCCGGCGGGTACTCCGTCTCCGGGGACACGTTGTGCAGCGGTGACCAAGACTCGATGGCGGCGCGTTCGGCCGGATCGTCCGGGTTGCCGTACTCCGCCATCCACGACGCTCCGGCCGACCAGGTGTGATAGCGCAGCATGTCCGTCAACGGCACCTGAATCACCGCCGCACCCAGGCGCTGCGGGTACTGCGTCAACGCCCCCGACGTCAGCAGCCCGCCGTTGGACCCGCCCCGGATCCCGATCTGCTGGGGCTCGGCGTACCCGCGCTCGACGACGTCCGCCAGCACCGCCTCGTGGTCCTGCCACACCTTGTGCCGGTTCGTCTTGACCACCTGCGAGTGCCACTCCGGCCCGAACTCCCCGCCGCCGCGCAGGTTCGGCTGGACGAAGAAGTTGCCGCGCTCCAGCCACGCCAGGCCGCGCACGGCGGAATACCCGGGCGTCAGCGAGACCTCGAAACCGCCGTAGCCGCCCACCAGCGTCGGGCGCGTGCCGCGGGAGAAGTCGCCGGTGATGAAGTACGGCAGCTGCGTGCCGTCGGCCGAGGTCACCCAGTGCTGGCGTGTCTCCAGGCCGGTGGCGTCGAACTGTGCGGGCGCCTTCTTCACGGCGGTCAGGACGAAGCCGTCCCAGCGGTACAGCGTCGCCGGTTCGGTGAACGACGACGCGGAGACCCACACCTCGTCGCCGTAAAAAGCGTTGGTGGCCACCACCGAGGCGGTCACCAGCTCCGGCAGCTCCAGCCGGATCGCCTCGCCGCCGGCAAACGGGTGCAGGGCGATGGAGGTGGCGACGTCGTCAAGCACCGTGACCACCAGATAGTTCTCCGTGACCGACAACGCCTGCAGCGAGGTGCGCGGCGTCGGGGAGAACACGACCTCCACGTCGCGGGAACCGGCCACGAACTCCGCCAGCGCGATCTTGCCCAGCCCGCCCGCCGGCACCCCGGCGAACTCCGTGCGCGGGTTCAGCAGCAGCCAGTCGCCGTGAATCATGGACTCGCAGTCCTCGGGGATCTCCAGCGGCTGCAGCTTCCCGCCGACGTCCACGGACACGCGCGCGTGATAGAAATCCAGGGCTCGGGTCATCACCGTGTGCCCGCCGACCGGCTCATAGCCCGCGGCCAGCAGCACGTCCTCGTGCTCACCGGTGGCCAGCACCTCCGCCTCGGCGACATCCTCTCCGCGGCGCCACAACCGCGCCTGCAGCGGATAGCCCGAACTGGTCAACGACCCCTCGCCGGTGTCCGTGCCCACCAACAACGTGTCCGCATCCAACCAGGACACGTTCGACTTCGCCTCCGGCAAGGTAAACGGCCGCTCCTCGACGAACGTCGCCGCCTGCATGTCGAACTCCCGGATGACCACCGCATCCGCCCCGCCGCGCGAGAGCCGCACCAACGCCAGGTCATACTCCGGGGCACGCACCGACGCGCCCTTCCACACCCAGTCCTCGTCCTCCTCGGCGGCGAGCTTGTCGACGTCCACGAGCACCTCCCACTCCGGGGACGGCGTCAGATACGACTCCAGCGTCGTGCGACGCCACAGGCCCCGCGGGTGCTCGCCGTCGCGCCAGAAGTTGTACAGGTGCTCGCCGCGCCGGGTGACGTACGGGATGCGGTCGTCGGTGTCCAGCACCTCGCGCAGCCGAGCCCGCAGTTCCTCGCGCGGGTGGGCGGCCTCGGTGGCGTCGGACCAGTTCTCCGCCCAAGCCAACGCGGCGGGCGAGTCGATGGGCTCTAGTTCTGTGGGGTCAATGTCGTGGTAGCTCATATGCCGTCTAAGTCTAGAGACAGCACGACGCCCCGCGTTCAGTGGTGAACGCGGGGCGGGTGGGGGAGCGGGTTACTATGCTAGGCCGAAGGCTGGGGCGAAGGTCACGAACCAGGAGTCCTCCAGGTCCGCGCGCCAATACGGCCAGGAGTGGGTGCCCTGGTTGCGGAACTCGAAGTGCGCCGGAATGCCCTCGGAATCGAGCTTGGCCTTCAGGTCGTGGGTGCACTTGTTGGTGAATGCCTCGATGACGCCGCCCTCACCCTGCAGGATGGCAGTGTTCAGCGCGGACACGGTGAGCGCTTCTGCGTAATCCAGCCCGAATTCCTCGACGGCGGTCTGGTGCAGGAAGCTCTGCTGGTCCTCGCGTCCGGCCAGGCCGGTGGCGTTGGAGACGTAGATCTCCGTGCCGCGCAGGTGCTCGGCCTGAACGAGGGCGTCGTTGTAGCGGGCGTGGTCGCTGCCCACCGGGCCGGCGATGTCGGTGAAGGTGACGCCGCCGCGCTCGGCGGCCAGGTTCTGGCCCAGGTGAGAGATCGGAGTGGAGGTCGCCGCGCAGCCGGAGAAGGAACCGACGGCGTCGTAGAAGCCCGGATTGTGCTCGGCCATCAACAGCGAAGAGGTCGCCGACATGGAGAAGCCGATGACGCCGCGGTCGTTGTTGGCGTTCAGTTCTTTTTCGATCGGGCCGGGCAGTTCCTGCGTGACGAAGGTCTCCCACATCTGCGGGCCGCTCAGGTAGTAGTTGCCGGTCGGGCTCTGGTTGGCCCAGTCCATGTAGTAGCTGAAGGCGCCGGCCATCGGAATGACCACGTTGACGCCCTTGCCGGAGTAGAAGTCCACCGTCTCGGCGAGCACGATCCAGTCATTGTCCTGCTCCGCGCCTCCGGCGCCGTTGAGCAGGTAAATCGTCGGGGCCTTATCGAGGCGCTCGCCGGCCTCATTGGTGGCCGGGATCGTGGCGACCGGGATATCGACCTTCATCGACGGGGAGTACGCCACGTACTGCTCGACGCGCGGGTCGTCGGCGGTCTGGGAGATCCAGTCCGGGTTGGGGTTCCAGGACCAGTCGGGGTTCAGCTGGGTGACGTCGATGGGCGCGTCGGTGTAATGCTCGAGGGAGGCCGGGGCGACGCCGGCGGCGACCTCGGCGGTGGTGCGCTCTGCGGCCAGGGCCGGGGAGGCGAGGCCGAAGACCAGCGCGGAGCTGGCGGCGACGGCGGCGAGGACGCGGGGCAAACGGTGGGAAGTCAAAAAATCAGTCTTTCACGTGAATCGATGAAATATGGATGCTGGCGGGGGAGTTTACTCCGCGCTGAAGAAGGCGTTCTCGAAGGTCGGCCAGGACGCGGAGATGTCGTCGCGCCAGGTCGGCCACGAGTGGGTGCCCACGTTGCGGAAGTTGAAGTTCGCCGGGACGCCGTGGGCGTCCAGCTTGGCCTTCAGGTCGTGGGTGCATTTGTTGGTGAAGGCCTCGATGACGCCGCCTTCGACCTGCAGCACGGCGGAGTTCGCCAGGGCGGTGGCGAGGTCTGCGCCCCGTTCGGTGTAGTAACCGGCCATGTCGGTCTCCCCGGCGAGGCCGGAAGAGTTGGAGACGTAGATCTCGGTGCCCGTGTCGGCGAGCTTGCCGGCGTTGAGCAGGGCGTCGTTCTTGATCGAAGCCGGGGAGCCGGCCGGGCCGACCATCTGGTCCATGGTGCCGCCGCCGCGCTCGACGGTCAGGCCGTGGGCCATGTGGGCGACCGGGTCAGCCATGGCGTAGCAACCGGAGAAGGCGCCGACGGCGTCGTAGTAGCCCGGGTTGTTCTCGGCCATGAGTAGCGCGGAAGATGCGGACATGGAGAAGCCGATGATGCCGCGGTCGTTGCTGGCCTTCAGTTCAGCCTCGATCGGGCCCGGCAGCTCCTTGGTCAGGAAGGTCTCCCACATCTGCGGGCCGTTCAGGTAGTTGCCCTTGGGGGTATCAACCCAGTCCAGGTAATAGGAGAACGCGCCGGCCATGGGGATGACCACGTTGACGCCCTTGCCGGAATAGAACTCGATGGTGCCTTCGTGGCCGTCCGTGCTCTTGTTGAGGGTCAACCAGTCGTTGTCCTGCTCCGCGCCGCCGGCGCCGTTGAGCAGGTAGATCGTCGGGGCGCCGGGGACGGGTTCGTCGGCCTCATCGGTGGCCGGGATGACGGCGACCGGGATCTGACGCTCCATGGACGTCGAGTACACCTCGTAGGTGTCGACGCGGTCATCGGCGGCGGCGATCTTGCCCCAAGCCT from Corynebacterium maris DSM 45190 includes these protein-coding regions:
- a CDS encoding HNH endonuclease signature motif containing protein, with the translated sequence MIEEKFAAAVSQVNTAMAELAGLMTDPDALPFPVIRPHLERLEDSSADKAAVDAAFSWCAELHEAGRIVGSSRTEDYLVGKLDLSRTEARSRLRQARALYAPPPPPPPPDDTDPDADRAAQARRAEREAAAQRDARQQKASAAKRAVIDQELEKISPHAQPGRTEILAQALAEAASRSVEDLRAWVREQVRRANAAARLPNGKKDHLAPYRKRSVSFSAPDPDGGVRFHGYLPAEQAAVVKAALDPMLNRVEEKDGVHLRQRRADLLVQRCAAGGDKGRYGSGSVVVSMTVDDIKNMTPHSLFPTNTGDLLDPFALVRLGAAQFDFFAVHDEQGRVIDVGRGSRTANFYQRIALFAQELVCTHPGCDRPLNDCQVHHLTPWGQDGATDLDNLALLCWGHHRDNCDSRDGRGGFGHAARDPESGRSGFQAAGCPDIEFNDTMAQQRSAGAKIRGRRSRDV
- a CDS encoding M1 family metallopeptidase, which gives rise to MTNHTPSETRDAYTGVDFNLGFHVRHYGLDLTYRVRPNRLEGTATLHVVAEDDLSAITLDLTGRLSVRRVKASARVARFKHSGHKLRLTFAETVPAGTEFTLEVRYGGNPGPRRTAWGEIGWEELTDGSLVASQPNGAATWFPCDDTPSRKSTYDVRVTADDPYYVVVNGELLGRVARGSATTWHYQAELPVASYLMTVQTGDYQRFELGARTHAWAPPELEAEVRRAFARQEEMLDLFETTFGDYPYKSYGVVITEDELEIPLEAHGLSTFGVNHLDPEWERLLAHEVAHQWFGNSLGLKRWSDIWLNEGFACYCEWLWAEHAHGIPVADSVREHYEGLVKKPQDIVIGDPGPKDMFDDRVYKRGAITLHALRVSLGDDAFFAAVRRYVTAGRHSLVEPADLRAELGDVDAVWDAWLHQPALPECPQ
- a CDS encoding alpha/beta hydrolase gives rise to the protein MTSHRLPRVLAAVAASSALVFGLASPALAAERTTAEVAAGVAPASLEHYTDAPIDVTQLNPDWSWNPNPDWISQTADDPRVEQYVAYSPSMKVDIPVATIPATNEAGERLDKAPTIYLLNGAGGAEQDNDWIVLAETVDFYSGKGVNVVIPMAGAFSYYMDWANQSPTGNYYLSGPQMWETFVTQELPGPIEKELNANNDRGVIGFSMSATSSLLMAEHNPGFYDAVGSFSGCAATSTPISHLGQNLAAERGGVTFTDIAGPVGSDHARYNDALVQAEHLRGTEIYVSNATGLAGREDQQSFLHQTAVEEFGLDYAEALTVSALNTAILQGEGGVIEAFTNKCTHDLKAKLDSEGIPAHFEFRNQGTHSWPYWRADLEDSWFVTFAPAFGLA
- a CDS encoding alpha/beta hydrolase encodes the protein MKFLRALAVPAAALALTFGAVTPVAGADTPSDVVEDATTGTATPADPTEMANGQAWGKIAAADDRVDTYEVYSTSMERQIPVAVIPATDEADEPVPGAPTIYLLNGAGGAEQDNDWLTLNKSTDGHEGTIEFYSGKGVNVVIPMAGAFSYYLDWVDTPKGNYLNGPQMWETFLTKELPGPIEAELKASNDRGIIGFSMSASSALLMAENNPGYYDAVGAFSGCYAMADPVAHMAHGLTVERGGGTMDQMVGPAGSPASIKNDALLNAGKLADTGTEIYVSNSSGLAGETDMAGYYTERGADLATALANSAVLQVEGGVIEAFTNKCTHDLKAKLDAHGVPANFNFRNVGTHSWPTWRDDISASWPTFENAFFSAE
- the rfbB gene encoding dTDP-glucose 4,6-dehydratase, with protein sequence MNHVLVTGGAGFIGANFVRLVSAQRPDWTVTVLDKLTYAGRRDNLAGLDARLVVGDICDAELVDELVREADAVVHFAAESHNDNSLRDPSPFLQTNVLGTFTLLEAVRRHDKRLHHISTDEVYGDLSLDDPARFTETTAYNPSSPYSATKAGSDHLVRAWARSFGVRATISTCSNNYGPYQHVEKFIPRQITNVLAGLTPKLYGTGEQVRDWIHVDDHNEAVLLILEQGRIGETYVIGADNDHVNNKRVIELICELMGAGDYEHVADRPGHDQRYAMDSTKLREELGWVPKYTDTDMRAGLEQTIAWYRDNEAWWRPVKDATERAYAERGQ
- a CDS encoding prolyl oligopeptidase family serine peptidase yields the protein MSYHDIDPTELEPIDSPAALAWAENWSDATEAAHPREELRARLREVLDTDDRIPYVTRRGEHLYNFWRDGEHPRGLWRRTTLESYLTPSPEWEVLVDVDKLAAEEDEDWVWKGASVRAPEYDLALVRLSRGGADAVVIREFDMQAATFVEERPFTLPEAKSNVSWLDADTLLVGTDTGEGSLTSSGYPLQARLWRRGEDVAEAEVLATGEHEDVLLAAGYEPVGGHTVMTRALDFYHARVSVDVGGKLQPLEIPEDCESMIHGDWLLLNPRTEFAGVPAGGLGKIALAEFVAGSRDVEVVFSPTPRTSLQALSVTENYLVVTVLDDVATSIALHPFAGGEAIRLELPELVTASVVATNAFYGDEVWVSASSFTEPATLYRWDGFVLTAVKKAPAQFDATGLETRQHWVTSADGTQLPYFITGDFSRGTRPTLVGGYGGFEVSLTPGYSAVRGLAWLERGNFFVQPNLRGGGEFGPEWHSQVVKTNRHKVWQDHEAVLADVVERGYAEPQQIGIRGGSNGGLLTSGALTQYPQRLGAAVIQVPLTDMLRYHTWSAGASWMAEYGNPDDPAERAAIESWSPLHNVSPETEYPPALVTTSTRDDRVHPAHARLFAHALSAAGQPVDYFENTAGGHAGAADNDQVARVESLIYSWLTDRLG